The region CCCTTATGAGGAAGTACTGCACCTACGAAAGTATCGGGAGAAGCTAAATGAACATAACCAGTAAGAGGGATACCCTTAAAAAACTATACTCCCCTTTTGGGTGGCTGCTTGCCAAGGCAAACGTTTCCCCAAACCTTATAACTCTTGCAGCCGTTATCACGGGAACGCTGGCCGCTTTCCTCTACTACACGGGTCACCCGGTTGTCGGGGCCTTCCTCTTGCTCTCTTCGGGCCTTTTCGACCTGTGCGACGGCTACGTTGCCGTTAACAATAAAAAGGCCACTAAGTTCGGCGCCGTTTTCGACTGGCTGGCCGATAAGTGGGTAGACGGTTTTGTTCTGGGTGCTGTTGCCCTCAGGTACGCAAGCGACTGGGTTGCACTTCTGGCCGTTGTGGCCACCATGCTCCACACCTTCATAAAGCCCGTTGCCTACGCCGAGATAGGCTACCAGGAGCGGACAACGGGCAAGATTAAAGACCCCCTTGAGAGTACCGGCTTTTTCGGCAGGCCCGAAACCCTTATTGTTCTTGTGGTTTCCTCCCTCATTTACCCCTTCTACCACAAGGCACTCACCTACGGAATAGAGTTTATTGCCGTAATGTCGCTCCTCTCCTTTGTCCACAGGCTCTACTACCTCTACAAACGCTACGGAGACCACTACGAGGTATAAGATGGAAAGGCCTTACGTTCTGATAGTTTCGGAAGTGACCATAGACGGGAAGCTCACCCTTGCCAAAGGGGTGTCCAGCAAGGAGATAATGAAGCTCATGGACGATGAGGCAAACCGTTACCTCCACGCCGTTAGGGCTGAGTGCGACGGCATAATGGTGGGCGCCAACACGGTGAGGATAGATAACCCCAACCTTACGGTGCGCTACGTTGAGGGGAAGAACCCTATCCGCGTTATCCCCACCTCAACCGGCGACATTCCCCTCGATGCCAACGTTTTGAACACCGAGGTTGCCCCCACTATTATCGCCGTATCGGAGAGGG is a window of Thermovibrio ammonificans HB-1 DNA encoding:
- a CDS encoding CDP-alcohol phosphatidyltransferase family protein, which encodes MNITSKRDTLKKLYSPFGWLLAKANVSPNLITLAAVITGTLAAFLYYTGHPVVGAFLLLSSGLFDLCDGYVAVNNKKATKFGAVFDWLADKWVDGFVLGAVALRYASDWVALLAVVATMLHTFIKPVAYAEIGYQERTTGKIKDPLESTGFFGRPETLIVLVVSSLIYPFYHKALTYGIEFIAVMSLLSFVHRLYYLYKRYGDHYEV